Genomic window (Saccharothrix australiensis):
TGCCCTCGCCGGTGCGGCTCACGCTGGGCTGCGCGAGCCACGCGGCCAGCTCGGCCAGCAGCTCCGCCTCCCGCTCCCGCACCCAGTCGCCGACCTGTTCCGCCAACCCCATCGGGACCCCTATCGATTTCAGAAAGTGCAATCGATAGCAGTGAACCAAATCACTGTGGGGGCCGGCAAGGAGACCTGGGCTAACATCCGGCGGGTGTCCGCAGACCAGTCCGAGCGCACCGCCTCCGTGGCCGAGCTGAAGGCGCTGGCGCACCCGCTGCGCTGGCGCATCCTGCGGCTGTGCCTGGACCGGGCGTGGACGAACCAGGAGCTGGCCGAACGCCTGGAGGTCGCGCCGGCGACCGCCCTGCGGCACGTGCGGGCGCTGGTCAACACCGGTTTCCTCGCCGCGGAACCGGTGCGCACGGGTGCGAAGGGCGCGTTGGAGCGCCCCTACCGGGCGACCGGTCGGACGTGGCGGCTCGGCCTGGTCGACGTCGAGGGCGTCGGCCTGGCGCAGCGGGTGGACCTGGCGGTGCTCGCCGCGCACCGCGCGGAGATCGTGGAGGCGGGTCCCGACTCGGTCCGCGACATGTCGCGCGGCGTGCTGCGCCTCAACGCCGAGTCGCAGGCGGAGCTGAAGGCCCGGCTGCTGGACCTGGTCGGCGAGTTCCTGGCCCGCGAGGACCCGGACGGCGAAGCGCTGAGCTACCTGTGGTCCCTCGCGGCGCGCCCGGAGCCCTGACGCCCGGAGCCCTGACGCCCGGAGCGCTGGCGCTCGCAGCGCCGGCAGCCGGAGCGCCGGAGCGCGGTCAGGCGCGGTAGCGCAGGCCGTCCATCAGCAGGTCCATCATGCGGCCCGCCCGCTCGCGCTCGCTCTCCTCGCCGGCCGCGATACCGGTGGAGAGGGCGATGCCGCTCATCGTGGCCAGCACGTCCAGCGGGTCGAGGTCGCCGCGCAGCACGCCCTTCTCCTTCGCCGCGTCGAGCAGCAGGGTCATCGCCTCGATCAGCTTCTCGCGGCTCTCGCTGTAGGGGTCGCCGCCGGACGCGATGACCGTCTTCAGCGCGTCCGCGATGCCGCGCTTGGCGGCCAGGTGGTCGAGGAACCGGTCCATCCACGCCCTGGTCGCCTCGTCGGGCGGCATCGTGCCCAGCAGTTCCCGCGCCGAGTCGCACAGGCGGGCCAGTTCCGAGCGGTAGACGGCCTCGATCAGGGCCTCGCGGGTGGGGAAGTGCCGGTAGAGGGTGCCGATGCCCACGCCGGCCTCCTTGGCGATGGTCTCCAGCGCGGCGTCGCCGTTCGCGGAGAACGCCTTGAGCGCCACCGCGAGCAGCTTCTCGCGGTTGCGCCGCGCGTCGGCGCGCAGGGGGCGCGAGGCGTTCACGGCAGCTCCTTCCGGCTGTGACGGACGTCTCAATGCTATCCGGAGGGGCCTCCGGATAGGTTCGGGGCAGCGGAGGAGCCTCCGCTTCAGGGTACTGAGGGGAACATTATGAGCGAACGCATCAGCACGCCGTTCGACGCGGAGTCGACCGCCTCCGACGTGCTGGCCGGTGTCGACCTCACCGGTCGGCGCGCCGTCGTCACCGGGGCGTCGTCCGGCATCGGCGTCGAGACCGCACGGGCGCTGGCGGCGGCCGGCGCGGAGGTCACGCTGGCGGTGCGCGACACCGCCGCCGGACGGCGGACCGCCGACGACATCGCCGGGACCACCGGCAACCGGGCGCTCCACGTCGCGCCGCTCGACCTGGCCGACCGGGCGTCGGTCGCGGCGTTCACGGCGAACTGGGACGGGCCGCTGCACATCCTCGTGAACAACGCCGGCATCATGGGCTCGCCGGAGACGCGCACGCCCGAGGGCTGGGAACTCCAGTTCGCCACCAACCACCTGGGCCACTTCGCCCTCACCACCGGGCTGCACCGCGCGCTCGCGGCGGAGGGCGCCCGCGTGGCCGTGGTCAGCTCCGTCGCCCACCTCGGAGCGGGCGTGGACTTCGAGGACATCCACTTCCACCAGCGCCCCTACAGCCCGTGGGTGGCCTACTCGCAGTCCAAGACGGCGAACATCCTGTTCGCGATCGAGGCGCACAAGCGCTGGGCGGACGACGGGATCTCGGTCAACGCCCTCGCGCCCGGCGTGATCATGACCAACCTCCAGCGGTACCTGACCCCGGAAGAGCTCGAACAGGTGAAGGCGTCGGTCGAGCAGGTGGGTGTCCGGTGGAAGACGGCCGAGCAGGGCGCGGCCACGTCGGCCCTGGTGGCCGCGTCGCCGCTGCTCGACGGCGTCGGCGGCAGGTACTTCGAGGACTGCCGCGAGGCGGGGCCTGCCGACGCGGAGCAGCCGCGCGAGGGCGTCGCCGCCCACGCGCTCGACCCCGAGGCGGCGGCGCGGCTGTGGGAGGTCTCGGAGCAGGCGCGGTAGCGGGGGAGGACGGCCGGGCCGGTGGGCGCCCCCGCGTCCCACCGGCCCGGACCGGCGGTGTCGCGACCTCCCGGACGCGGTGGCGTGCGGCGGTACGGGAGTGACGCGCGGTGGTGCGCGGGTCGCGTGGTGGCGCTTGGCGGTGCGTGGGTCGCGCCGTGGTGTGTGGTGGTGCATAGGTCGCGCGATGGTGTGTGGCGGTGCGTGGGTCGCGCGGTGGTGCGTCGGGTCGCGTGGTGGTGCGCAGGGGTGAGCGACGCCGCGCGGTGGTGCGCGGACGGGCGTCGCGGAGGGGCCGCGCGACGGCCGTCCGGGTGACCGCCGGATGACCGCTTCGGCTCATTGTCGGTGCGTGCCACCGCCCCTACCGTGGGCTGGCGTCCACCACCCGGACGCCACGAGCGGCTGGAGGTCTCGCGGTGACGTGGAGTCGGGTCGTGGGCGCGGTCGTGCTGGCCGCGGCGTCGGTCGTGGCGCTGCCGGTGTCCGCCGGCGCGGTGGACACCCGGCCGACGGCGGTGGTGTCGCTGGGCGACAGCGCCATGTCGGGCGAGGGCGCGGGCGCGTACGAGCCGGGCACCGAGGGCGAGAACGGCAACTGGTGCCACCGCTCCACGCGCGCGATGGTCCACCGCACGAGGCTCGCCGACCACACCGTCAACCTGGCGTGCTCGGGCGCGGACTCGGCGCACGTGTCGCTGGCCGGCACCACCCACTACACCGAGGGCTCGCAGGCGCGGCGGCTGGTCGACGTCGGTCGGCGGTACCGCGTGACCACCGTGCTGGTGCAGGTCGGGGCGAACGACGACCCCCGGTTCGCCGACACGATGGTGGACTGCGTCGCCGCCTGGGCGAACCCCTTCGGGCCGGGCTGCCGCTCCGCGCTCGCCGAGGAGTGGCCCGCGCGCCTGGCGGCGATGGCGCCCAAGGTCGAGCGGGCGGTGCGGGACGTGCGGTCGGCCATGACGCGGGCCGGGTACGCGGACTCGGCGTACGCGCTGGTGCTCACGTCCTACGCGTCGCCGGTGACGGAGGAGATGGACGGGCTGCTGCACGGTCCCCAGGGCTGCCCGATCCGGCTCGCCGACGCGGCCTACGGCCGGACGGTGGCCGTGCCGCAGCTGTCCGAGGCGCTGCGCGGGGTCGCGGTCCGCACGGGCGCGCGGTTCCTGGACCTCTCCCGCGCCACGGAGGGCCGCGAGGCGTGCGCCGAGGGCCTCGACCCCGACGGCGAGTGGCAGCGCCGCCTGACCGTCGACCCGCACGCGCTGGTCCACGGTGGACTGGACGCCATCGGCCTCCACCTGGCGCAGCAGTCCTTCCACCCGAACGCCGCCGGGCACGAGCAACTGGGGCGCTGCGTGACCGAGTTCGTGTGGAGCGGTGCGTCGGCGGCGCGCTGCCTGGAGGGCTCGGACGGCGGCCTGCACGCGGTCGCCCCGGCGTGACGGGTCGGCGTGTCGGGCCGGTGAACGGAAGTTCCCACCCTAAGGAACTCTAAAGTTTCCCGCCGGATGTGACGCAGATCCCTAGCCTTGTCCCATGAGGCTGCTGCTCTGGACCGCCCTGGTCTGCGCGTGCGCGGTCCACGGCGGAGAATTGCTGGTCCTGCTGTCGGGCGCGCTGTTGATCGGGTGCGCCGCCGACTACTCCCTGGTGCGCCGGCGGTGCGCCCGCGCGTCGATCGCGGGGCGGTGACCCGAATCGACCCGTGCGCAATCCGCGGGTCCATTCCGCCGGCCCCGGTCGGGCGCCCGGCGCGGCCGGGCCGCGGGCGCGCCCCGCCGCGCGGGGTGATCACCTCGTCGTCCGGTGCGGTCCGAACAGGCATTCGACCGGACCGCGTCACAGCGGCTGCGCCGAGGCCAATCGCAATCGACTGTTCCGCGGCGTGGTCGGCCACGAGCCGGAAACCCGCTGGAATGCCCCCGCGCCTTCCTCTTCGCCTCGGGGTCGGGCGGACGAGGATCGGGGCGGAGGAGGGTCGGGGGAGAACAGGACCGGGGAGTCCCGTGGACGGACTCCCCGGCCCTCGCGAGCGTCAGGCGGGACTGGGGGACCTCGCCTGACGCGGAGCCTCGTGCGCCGATCCCGGCCCGTTGCGGGCCCATTCCGGGCACGCGCGGCGACGCTCGTGCAGGCCGGACAACGGTGGGCAGCACCGGGGCGGGTTTGATAAGGAAAACTTGCGAATCCCCTCTCCGCTCCCCGGATCGGATCGTGTTCGTCCCGGAACGCGATCCGTGCGAGACGGTATTAGCCGCCCCCGGATCGTCGGAAGCGGCTGAACGGGTGAAAGTGCGAAAGGCGCGCCGCCACTCGCCGCGCGCCCTATACCGTATTGGGGCGAGTGGTGCGCGCGACTTGGCCCAATCGATCCGGCCGCATTGCTGCAACCGTGAATATTCCAAGTGGTCGGCGCAACCGGGCGCGGCCCACGGGAGAGGGTTCACGACCGATTTCCATCGGGGCGGACATAATCCGAAGTCCGCGATCGCGCCGCTTTTCCCGCTCGGGTGTCGAGGACGCATACCGACAGCCGGAATTGTTCGCGATGTCGCCATTCGGGGCGCGGTGGCGCACGTCACCTTTGCAGGGGGCGTGGCCGAGCCGCGTGCGGCGGGCCGGTGGCGGCTCACCGGGGCCCGGTCCCGCCGGCTCACCGCCCGACCAGTTCGGCGACCAGGTGCTCCAACGCCCCGAGGTGCGCGGCGCGGATCCCGGCGTACTCCGCGTCGGACGCGGCGGTCACCGCCGTGGTGATGGTGATGTCCAGCGGCTCGGCCAGCTCCGGCAGGTTGACCAGCGTCCGCCCGCGCGCGTGGGCCACCCGCGCGTAGTGGCCGGCCACCGAGCGCTGCTCGTGCGGCGGGTAGGAGCCCTTCAGCTCGTCGAACGCGCCGGCCCCGTCCGCGCCCCGGTCGGCGAACACCGCGATCTCCACCGAGGTCACCGGCGGCCGGCCCCGGCCGGACGGAGGGAACGCCCACTTGCCGTACGCCCGCAGCGCGCGCCCGTCGCCCGGCTCGGCGGTGCAGCGCGCGTCGTCCACCGGCAGCCCGTCGGCGCGCATCCACGCCGTCAGGTCGCCGGGGCTGTCGCACAGGCTGATGCGCAGCGGCTCGCTCGTCCGCGTGGCCGACTCGGCCGGACCCGCCGGGGCGACCTGCTGCGCGCAGGCGGTCGCCGCGAACCCGGCGACCAGGACGGCGGCGGCCACCGCGGCACGTGATCTCACCATGTCCGACTACATCGCCGGACGGACGCCGGACGTGACACTGAATGGATCACGTCCGGTGCCGAACGGCCTAGCGCCCGCCGATCACCTGGTGCGGAACAGCTTGACCTTCATCGACGTGCCGGACTGCGACAGCACCCGCAGGCCAACGCCGACCGCCGGCAGCTTGACGCCCGCGGTGGGCGTCTCCGGGAACCAGAACTGCCCGGTGTCGTCGAACACCGGCTTGGCCGGCTGCCCGCGCACGTACGACGCCTTGCCGTTGACGTGCAGCGTGAACGAGTCGGACTTCTGCA
Coding sequences:
- a CDS encoding SDR family NAD(P)-dependent oxidoreductase, which gives rise to MSERISTPFDAESTASDVLAGVDLTGRRAVVTGASSGIGVETARALAAAGAEVTLAVRDTAAGRRTADDIAGTTGNRALHVAPLDLADRASVAAFTANWDGPLHILVNNAGIMGSPETRTPEGWELQFATNHLGHFALTTGLHRALAAEGARVAVVSSVAHLGAGVDFEDIHFHQRPYSPWVAYSQSKTANILFAIEAHKRWADDGISVNALAPGVIMTNLQRYLTPEELEQVKASVEQVGVRWKTAEQGAATSALVAASPLLDGVGGRYFEDCREAGPADAEQPREGVAAHALDPEAAARLWEVSEQAR
- a CDS encoding GDSL-type esterase/lipase family protein translates to MTWSRVVGAVVLAAASVVALPVSAGAVDTRPTAVVSLGDSAMSGEGAGAYEPGTEGENGNWCHRSTRAMVHRTRLADHTVNLACSGADSAHVSLAGTTHYTEGSQARRLVDVGRRYRVTTVLVQVGANDDPRFADTMVDCVAAWANPFGPGCRSALAEEWPARLAAMAPKVERAVRDVRSAMTRAGYADSAYALVLTSYASPVTEEMDGLLHGPQGCPIRLADAAYGRTVAVPQLSEALRGVAVRTGARFLDLSRATEGREACAEGLDPDGEWQRRLTVDPHALVHGGLDAIGLHLAQQSFHPNAAGHEQLGRCVTEFVWSGASAARCLEGSDGGLHAVAPA
- a CDS encoding ArsR/SmtB family transcription factor, coding for MSADQSERTASVAELKALAHPLRWRILRLCLDRAWTNQELAERLEVAPATALRHVRALVNTGFLAAEPVRTGAKGALERPYRATGRTWRLGLVDVEGVGLAQRVDLAVLAAHRAEIVEAGPDSVRDMSRGVLRLNAESQAELKARLLDLVGEFLAREDPDGEALSYLWSLAARPEP
- a CDS encoding TetR/AcrR family transcriptional regulator, whose protein sequence is MNASRPLRADARRNREKLLAVALKAFSANGDAALETIAKEAGVGIGTLYRHFPTREALIEAVYRSELARLCDSARELLGTMPPDEATRAWMDRFLDHLAAKRGIADALKTVIASGGDPYSESREKLIEAMTLLLDAAKEKGVLRGDLDPLDVLATMSGIALSTGIAAGEESERERAGRMMDLLMDGLRYRA